The Aspergillus nidulans FGSC A4 chromosome VIII genome contains the following window.
CACGCGAATATCCTCATTGGCAACAACGCTGGCGCGGGTCTCATATGGAGTTCCAATGGCGGAAAGGAGGAcaattttcttcttgggACCATCGTTCTTCTTGTCAAGAGCCATGTTAAACATCAACTGGTCGACCGAGCAGTGCTTGCCGGCGGTCAATTTCCGGATGCGAGCGTCCTTCAGCGAGGTGGGCAGTCCGTAAGCAGCGAGACATTTGACAATGCGGGAGACTGCAACGCCCTTCAGGATACCGAGATGACGGGCCAGTTCTGCTTCCTTCACCATGCCGATTGCGACACACTCTCCGTGGAGAATTTGCGGCGTCAGAATGGCTTCAATGGCATGGCCAATAGAGTGACCCCAGTTCAAAAGGTTCCGGAGACCCCCCTCACGTTCGTCTGCTGAGACAACATACGCCTTGTGCCGCGCAGATGCCAGAATTCGGGCCTTCAGAATCTCTTCTATGCCCTCAAACCGATGTTCTCCTGGCCTGACCTCGCGACGGACCGCCTTCAAGATTGTCTCCGCGTTCTCTTCTAAAGCTGTAAACTCTTCTTCGCTAGAGATTGCTGCCGTCTTGATGACCTCTGCCATACCATTGATGAACTCTCTCACCGGCAGCGTCTCCAAGAACTCAAGGTCAATGTAGATTTTCGTCGGTTGCCAGATTGCGCCGATCAGGTTCTTACCCAGCGGAGTGTCGATGGCAGTTTTCCCGCCGATCGATGAATCTACCATGGCCAGAAGAGTAGTGGGAACCTGCACATAACGGACACCGCGCATGTAGGTGGAAGCGACGAATCCTGTCAGATCTCCGATGACTCCTCCACCCAATGCAATTACAACGGTATCGCGGCCACATGGAGGGTTCTGACTCAACATCCAATCCTCAATATCGGCCTTCGTCTGTCGGGACTTGGAAACTTCTCCGGGGGGAGCATTATAAATAAGGAGGCGTGGGGAGGGAGTAATCTCGGCGGCAGCTTTTCGAaaagcttcttcaaagctggGGGTGTAGATCGATCCGATATTCGTATCAGTGACAAGGACGTAGGTGGTAGAGGAGCAGTCACTGATCAGGTCTTTAGCCACATAGTTTCGCCAAAGCCCGAAATCAGCGATGATGCTTTCCCGGCCAAGGATGCTGATTTTTGTAGGGTTCGACATGGTAGAGAACAGCGAAGATAATAGAGTGAAATGTCGGTGTCTCTAGTTCATGCTTGAGATATGCTTGCGACGGAGCTCCCGAGCGATCTCTCAATTCTCCAACTGCGAAGACTCGTTAATGGCAGAGAACTATAACCTAATATACGAGCGAAAGGTTAGATGCTTTTGTTCGCAACCGACTTTGAAGCTCAGAGATGGCCTAGCTACGAGCTGAGCTCGAGGCGCATTCAGAGCGCAATGAGTGGTGCGGTACCGGAGATTTTATGGGAGGGGGCGAGGATGAGTAAAAGGTTGGAACTGACCTTTCAGAAGGAAGATCGAAAGCAGAAAGGAGCACACCTAGCAAGCTCAAGATGAATTGAGATTGAAGGAGTGGTGGACTGGGTGTTGGAGGTGTGGGCTGACGAAAAGTGTACGACTTGACTCAATTGACTCATTGAAAAATAATCCCTTGGGGATTTTTCTCCCCGCAGCTCCGATGTCGTCGCTCGGCACACTCCTTGTTCGTGCATCTACCTACCTACTATAACTCCGCACAAAGTACACAGGGTGACTCCAATATATCAATCAACATTGAGGGAAACATTTACCTTTCGCATCGCTTGTTGATCTATTTTACTCTATACTGAAGATATGAGATGGCATTCCACTTCATAAACGCCGTCCGTGACCCCAACACAGAGAATAACGATTAATgaaaaagagaggaaaaaaagaaaaagcaaaactCGAGCCAATAAATGATTCACAGCATCCGAATCTCCAGCATGCATGATTACATCATTTATCACCGGTGAAGGGACATCGTCCACACTACCCCTAGTATCGGCCGTATCCGCCATGGCCACTTGAGGAATAAGTGTCTCGGCCGCCTCTGTAACCGCCACGGTTGTAGCCTCCGCCTCGAGATTCTTGCGGCCCATAGCCTGATGGGCGCCCACTGTAGTAATCAGCCGGGCCATTGTTGTAGGGCGCTGGCGGACCCCGACCATAATAGTCGCTTTGACTGTGGCTTGATTGTTGATAGCTTTGCTGCTGTCCATACCCACCATAAGAACCATATTGCTGCGAGCCGTATCCATAGGATGTTCCTCCacggggaggaggcggcggcccCCGCGAAAAATTGCCAGAGGGAGGAACCCAACCAGAGGGCATCCCCATCGGAGCCCCGGGGTTGGCTCCAGGCATAAACTTGGGATCAAGGTGTGCCGCAAACGGGTTTGGTCTATCGTTGCCATGGCTTTGTCTGTCACCGGCATAATTCAtacgtcctcctcgtccgccaCGGAAAGGCGCTCCGCCGTACGAGCGTCCGGAGTGCTGGGCTCTAGATTTAGTAGCCTGGATATCTGCATTGTCCAAGGCTGGAGGACCGAATTTCACTCCCCGTAGAAGCATGGACTTATGAATGTTGGTGGATTTCGGTATCTCGTAATTGACCCTAAGTCACGTTAGCCAGTGGCAACAATCACCAAGAGAAGCAACTTACATTATCGAACGGTCATCCTCCAATGATGGCATACCATACTCCTCCAGAGATGACACGAGGGAGCTGTGCGGAATGTACGCCTCGTTCTTTTCAACCTTGCCTGCAAGTCCATCGCTCACCCGCATGTTGAGTTTGTACTTTGGAGCGCCTTGCTTCTTAGAGTAGAAATTTGAGACGAGATCTTGATAAAGCGGGTGGCTTTCTGATAATAGCAGCACATCCCGACCCACGGTGTTGCGAGCTTTTTCATCCTCAGTTAAAAGGGGATATTTCTTGGACATGGCAGCCAGAAGTCGCTTTTCGTCAATGAAGGGCAGCAAGACCACACCTTGCCAGGCAAACTTCTTGCCGTTCAGGTCGACCGGGAAATCCTCGGGGTAGAAGTCGATAATCTCGCTATCGGGCTCGGTCATTAATGAGTGGAACACCTTTGGTATAGCATGATTCGAGGACGCAGGGAGAACGCCCATAAGCTGCTCGTAAGGCTTAAATGGAGTACCTTTCTCAAACGATAACTCCATGTCACCAATATCCACAAAGTCTGCAGCGAAAGGCGCGTAATGGTACGGGTAGTACCAAGTCCAGGACGGGCACCCTTGGAAATAATATAACAGAACCCAAGCGAGGCCTTCGGCGTACGCCCTCGCAACCTTGTGACGGAACTCCTTGTCCTGTGGGTCAACGCCAAACTTTTGTTCATAATATCGGTCTGCGTATCCTTCTTCCCACAGACGGACTGTGTCTGGCGGCAGCTCATCCGCCTTCGCGGGTTCCGGCTTGTCTGGTGTCTCAGTACCGAGCTGTCCGACCTCTGCCTCATCTGCCTTTCGTTTGCCGAGAACAGGTCCTGCAGCGTCAAGTTGTGCGTCCGACTCAGCGGTTGACTCTCCATCGTCAGAGGGCTGGCCATCCTGCCCTCCCAGTAGTTTGCTTTTCAAGACAGCGGCCGCGCTCTTGTTAGCCATATTGGCCCGATAGACGTTGCCGCGATTGACCACCATACTATGAGTCAGCTCTCGGGTCTGACGGGCCAGTTCACCTCTGGCAGGGGTGATCAGCTCAAGGCCAGCTGGcggcgctgcagctgcaccagcACTGCGCGGCTTAGCATGAGTGGGTGATTCAATCGCATCGTAAGAGGGAGagcttcgccttcttttcctggcGCGCTCCTCATTGcgtgccttttcttcttgcttgcgTCTCTTCTCGTTGGCAAgcttcctctcttctgcCTGCCTACGACGGCGAAAGATAGCATCTTCTTGCTTAGCGAGACCTTGGAGAATAAGCTGAGCTTTCTTTAGGTCCACGCGCCCATCCTGAGTCAGATATCCACCCATTAGGGGGATGTTATCACGCCAGATTGCAATCAAAGTGTCGATACCATCCTCACGAATGTCCAAAGACGGCAAGTGCGGGAGGAAATCGTTTCCTACAAAAAAACACATGAAAACCCAGTCATCTAGCGCCCTCTCAAGATCAAACGGGAACGGTTGGTGCGGGACGTAAAGTTCCGCCGCAAGATATTCTCGAAGGATTGAAACATGGAGCCAGATAAACGGCTTGAGTGTtgcaccttttcctttttcgtCGAACTCTCCGTTCTTCTCTTTGGCTTGACCTCTGCACTCCTCCGCTTTATGGCCAGGCTGACCGCAGAGATGACATGTCCGCTGTTTGGATTCCTGGAAGAACACATCCTCTCGCAACACTCTAAAGTGGGGCTCGTGAGTAGCCAGACCTAACATAATTAAGTCTGCGTCCTATCATGATCTTACATCAGCTCATGTTTGAATTTAGGCTGGAGGGGACATACCAATCCGTAAATAACATGACGAGCATTTGGGTCATGTTCAGGCGAAGCGCGCTGCGAGCGGATGAATTCCATGATCTTATGTTCACCTTCACCGGGCACTGTGGCATCGGAGATGATGATTTTCAACTATTTCGATGAGAACCTCAACACTCAAATACTGACAGAAAACTAACCTTTTCCCAGGCAGGATCAGTGTTGAGCTTGTAAGCTATCCAGTACCGCAGGGACGCTGCAAGGATGTCCATGAACGGTGTTCCGGGAGTGATAACGTTGCTGTCCCATGTCTTCTGGATGACTTCTTCCTGGAGCATTTGTTCTTTGTCCCCGTTCTGTTTCGCAAGCATTCTCTGGAACTCCTGTTTCTTCTCGTCTTGTTCTCTAGCTTCTTGAGCGGACCTGAATCGACGTGCTCGCTGTTGGTTCATCTTTGCGCGGGGGGCAACACCATCTGCGATAGAATCGTTGGATTAATCAAAGATCCCACAGAACAAGGAATACGGGAAACATACCGACGGCAATCATCAGGAGCTTCCGAGGGCGGACCATATTCACGACCCGATCTGTGTATTTAAAAATCtcgatcatcatctcctgctcatTGGCGGGTGGCGGCTTGCCCTCTGGATGTGTACACGGATGGACAATGCCGTTCATATCGAGATACAGATtatccatctcttcgccatTTGGATTTGGGCCGGTGATGTCAACCGGAATTTCTTCTCCATTGACCTCCTGAGGCAGTTCCTCGATTACCGAGGAGATAATCTTCGGATATTTCTTGGAGAGCCATCTGAACAAAGCCGGAACACCCATGATGAAGGTATCAGGAAAATATACGATGAGCAAGAGGAACGCGAAAAAGAATATTGGATTCTTTTCTGACTCGAATAACGTAAACTAGAAATTTTAGCCACGCCCAACGCGATGCTCCATCAGCGACTCAAACACTCGAACTGGACGGATGTCttcgaaaaaaaaaatgtctTTTGAAGTAAAAAATGGTCCCTCACTGGGGACGGACACTGCTCCGGGGGAAAAAATAGAAGCAGGCCGTGGTTAGATTAAAGAGAAGAGGTAACAATAAAGACTCTGCGAATGCGACAGGCGAGAGTCGCCGGCCGAAGGTTGCGGCTGTCGGCGCTTCCTTTGTCGCGGTTCCGACTGGCTCTATGGTAGCGGCCACTTGGCGGTGGGCTTGTTGACTTGTAATGTAGCTAACGCCGAGACAACAACTTGCCGTTCACCGTTCGCTCGATCCCTTCCCAATTGTTCGATGTATATCGATTGCTACTCCTCCGGCCACCGGTGACCATGAAATATCGAATGACCCGTTGCGATGTTTCGAATCCTCGAATCACAGGCACCCGCCAAACAAACGGCGACGGACACGATCAACATCTTAACGAATAGGCTGCAGAGCGCCACGTTACTAGAGGACCGGAGAGCAGCTATACAAGGACTAAGGAGCTTTGCGAAGATATATCCTGCGTCTGTCGCGTCGGGTGCTCTCCGACCGCTTATTAGCAGCCTCCGAAATGACCGGGAGGATGTCGACACTATCAAGGTCGTCCTGGAGaccttgttgatgctgttcTCGCCCGATGAAAGCAGTGTTTGTTTGTCTCAACCGTCAAATCACTGGACTCACTGACTTCTCTTTCTAGCCTGAGGCTTCTGACGAGATAGCTCTTTGGTTATCTGATGAATTCACCCAGGTATGGACGGCCGCGGGTTGCTATACTAAATTCGCTAATGAATCAAAGCGGCAAGACAATATCACGGCACTCTTAGACCTACTAGATACAAGGGACTTCTATTCCCGTCTATATTCGTTACAACTTATGTTCCAGATTTCGAGCGCCCGACCCGAGAGAACGCAGGAATGTATCCTAACAGCGCCATTGGGCATTCCTAGGCTAGTGAGCACATTGGGAGATGCGCGGGAGCCGGTACGAAATGGTACGCATATTCGGTTTATTGAGTGGGGAAAACGGTGAACGTCCAGCTGACCGGCGCTTTACGTCTTGCAGAAGCACTgctgctcctcatcgcctTGACACCTACGTCGGAAGAATTACAGAAATTAGTCGCTTTCGAAGGTGCCTTTGAAACTATATGCTCGCTGATAGAATCAGAAGGTGGTTTGGTACACGGGTCAGAGGTCATTGGCGACTGCCTCTCACTACTCGCCAACCTGCTAAGGCTCAACATTCCTAATCAGTCGTACTTTCGGGAAACGGGTTGTATACAGAGACTGGCCAAGCTGCTTGCTGATGTTAACCGGGAGCAGGATGCAGATGAGCCTATACCACAGTGGGCGCTTGCCCAACGGGACAAGAACGTCTGGGGTCTACTGGTGATAATCCAGCTTTTCTTGGTGAAAGGTGGTGTCAATACCCCTGCTAACCAGATGGCTTTTTGGAATAGCGGTGTGGTTGAACAGGTCTTGAGCACGGCTTTTGGCCAGAAATTTAGTGTTAATGTCACAGCTAAGGTTAGTGAACAGTTGTTACAGGTCAAGATTTATTTCTAACCTTCTAGGCCTTATCAACCTGTGCCGATTTAATTCGCGGCAACCAACCACTGCAAGAGCGCTTTGGAGACGTTGAAGTCTTCTGGGGTGCCGGGCAAGCAAGTGATGGTGTGAACGGCAACAATGCTGCAAAGCCACTTCCTCGAATCAACGTTATCGAAGCATTGCTTAAACTTTCACTCGAACCTGCCCCaatccagcttcttgatgcGCGCCTTGCAGCTTGTGATTGTGTTAAGGCTTTTTTCACCAACCATACAGGCATTCGCGTTCATGTACTAGGGAGGGCAATAAACGGGCATGTTAGCGGTCAAGACGAGATACCTAACATACTGACTGTGCTGCTTACGCCCCCAGAACTACGAGGGAACGCTGACCCCTATCAAACCTGGATGGCATCCGTTTTGATGTTTCACTTGCTGTTTGAAAACAGTGAAGCAAAGTCGGTCGCTATGGGAGTGACAGAAGGCGACGCTGAAAATGGCGAAGAGGTCATAACTTGCATCCAAACAATTGCCGGAAACCTCATCACGGGTATACAGCGTGGAGACGACGAGAGGATATCCCTAGGCTATTTGATGCTGCTTTGCGGCTGGCTGTTCGAAGATCCTGACGCCGTGAATGACTTTCTCGGGGAGGGTAGCAGTATCCAAACCCTGTTGCAAGAGACCAAACACAGGGGGGCCGCCAACGTGCTCGTGCCTGGTCTTTGCACCATTTTACTGGGGATCATCTACGAGTTCTCTTCTAAAGACTCGCCTATTCCACGCAAGACTTTGCACAAGCTATTGCTGGAACAGCTAGGGCGAGAGCAGTACATCGACAAAATTACACGACTTAGGGAGTCTCCTTTGGTTCGAGATTTCGAGGTCTTGCCGCAAACTATAGGAGCAAACTATGAGGGAGGACTTCCCGATATCTTCTTTGACAGGGTATTTGTTGAATTTCTTAAAGATAACTTCAGTCGCTTGACGCGGGCGATTGATTGTGAGCCAGAAATCGAAATTTCCGTGATTACAAACGGGATTGAACGTGGTGTTTCGCGTGAACTGGTCGACTCTCTCAAATctgaggttgaagaaagaaaccAACTCGTTCAAAAACTTGAGTCGGAGCTTGTCTCTCTAAGGCATAAGCTCGATCTTGAGCTGGCCGAGCATCGAAAGTCCAGAGACTCAAGTAGCTTAGAGGTTGCGAAACTAAAACAGAGTTACGACGCACTTCAGAAACACCATGAGCAGGAATTAAAGTCTTTGGATGAGCAGCACAAACAAGCGAAGAACGAGTTATTAAAGCTACATGGAGAGCAACTCCGAGCCATCGATGCTCAACTGCGAGAGACATCTTATGAAAATGAAAGAAAAAATGCTAAATTCAAAGAAAGGCACGAGAGTGAAGTGGCTAGCCTTCAAAGGAGAATCCAATTATTGGAGTCAGAATTAGCGCATGTCAGAGAACTGTATACTAATGAAACCCGCGAACTGACAGCAAGGATCGACGCTTTGAAGTCTGAGGCGGATCGATCAAGGGAACAGCACGCAGCCGAGGTCGCTAATCTCAACAACGCTGTTCAAGATGTGCAGTCAAAGGCCGACAAAGCCGAACAGTACGAGTCAGAAATCGCTGAGCTTCACTCAAAACTCAAGAATCTGAATTCGGAGGCCGATCAATCTAGTAAAAGGCATGCCGCTGAGATCGCCGGTCTCAACTGTGCTGTTCAagatgctgagaagaaggctgaaaAGGCTGAACAATATAGATCTGAAGTCGTCAAGCTTGAATCGGAACTCGAGACATTGAGATCAGAAGTGGAATCCACAAAAGAGCAGCGTGCCAATGAAGTCTCCGACTTGCATAAAAAAATTCAGGGCCTTCAATCAGAACTGGATAGTGCAAGGAAACAACATGAATCCGAAGTTGTTAAGCTTGAGTCCGCCAACGAGACGGTACGGGCAGAACTCAACACAGTGAAGGAACAATCTACACAAGACCTTGAAGCCGTGAGGGAGGATTACTCTTCGAAGTGCTCCGCGCTTGAGAATAGAGCGCAACAAGCTGAAAGTGAAGTCGAAAGGCTAGAAGCAGAGGCACGGAAGGCTGCACACGCGCTTGAAGAAGCACAAAAGGCGCTCGAGAAGGCGCTCCAGGAGaccaaggagaaagaagaagcccgccaGTCAGTACAATCCGAGCTTGAGGACCTCCTGATTGTATTCGGCGATCTTGAAGCTAAGAGGAACGAGGACAAGGTGAGTCAGAAATGCATGGATAGCTAGGTTGGTCGGAATACTAATTCTAATTTTTGCTTCAGAAACGGCTGAAGGAGTTGGGTGAGGAAGTAtccgaagatgaggatgatgagggtgACGACGAGGGTGACGAGGAGCATGGGTGATTGAATGACTTTCTAGATACATATACCGCGTTCTATATGCTGGAGGCAATGTAACATAATTCTCCGACATATGATA
Protein-coding sequences here:
- the rat1 gene encoding ssRNA exonuclease RAT1 (transcript_id=CADANIAT00001962); translation: MGVPALFRWLSKKYPKIISSVIEELPQEVNGEEIPVDITGPNPNGEEMDNLYLDMNGIVHPCTHPEGKPPPANEQEMMIEIFKYTDRVVNMVRPRKLLMIAVDGVAPRAKMNQQRARRFRSAQEAREQDEKKQEFQRMLAKQNGDKEQMLQEEVIQKTWDSNVITPGTPFMDILAASLRYWIAYKLNTDPAWEKLKIIISDATVPGEGEHKIMEFIRSQRASPEHDPNARHVIYGLDADLIMLGLATHEPHFRVLREDVFFQESKQRTCHLCGQPGHKAEECRGQAKEKNGEFDEKGKGATLKPFIWLHVSILREYLAAELYVPHQPFPFDLERALDDWVFMCFFVGNDFLPHLPSLDIREDGIDTLIAIWRDNIPLMGGYLTQDGRVDLKKAQLILQGLAKQEDAIFRRRRQAEERKLANEKRRKQEEKARNEERARKRRRSSPSYDAIESPTHAKPRSAGAAAAPPAGLELITPARGELARQTRELTHSMVVNRGNVYRANMANKSAAAVLKSKLLGGQDGQPSDDGESTAESDAQLDAAGPVLGKRKADEAEVGQLGTETPDKPEPAKADELPPDTVRLWEEGYADRYYEQKFGVDPQDKEFRHKVARAYAEGLAWVLLYYFQGCPSWTWYYPYHYAPFAADFVDIGDMELSFEKGTPFKPYEQLMGVLPASSNHAIPKVFHSLMTEPDSEIIDFYPEDFPVDLNGKKFAWQGVVLLPFIDEKRLLAAMSKKYPLLTEDEKARNTVGRDVLLLSESHPLYQDLVSNFYSKKQGAPKYKLNMRVSDGLAGKVEKNEAYIPHSSLVSSLEEYGMPSLEDDRSIMVNYEIPKSTNIHKSMLLRGVKFGPPALDNADIQATKSRAQHSGRSYGGAPFRGGRGGRMNYAGDRQSHGNDRPNPFAAHLDPKFMPGANPGAPMGMPSGWVPPSGNFSRGPPPPPRGGTSYGYGSQQYGSYGGYGQQQSYQQSSHSQSDYYGRGPPAPYNNGPADYYSGRPSGYGPQESRGGGYNRGGYRGGRDTYSSSGHGGYGRY
- a CDS encoding pentafunctional protein aromA (transcript_id=CADANIAT00001961) codes for the protein MSNPTKISILGRESIIADFGLWRNYVAKDLISDCSSTTYVLVTDTNIGSIYTPSFEEAFRKAAAEITPSPRLLIYNAPPGEVSKSRQTKADIEDWMLSQNPPCGRDTVVIALGGGVIGDLTGFVASTYMRGVRYVQVPTTLLAMVDSSIGGKTAIDTPLGKNLIGAIWQPTKIYIDLEFLETLPVREFINGMAEVIKTAAISSEEEFTALEENAETILKAVRREVRPGEHRFEGIEEILKARILASARHKAYVVSADEREGGLRNLLNWGHSIGHAIEAILTPQILHGECVAIGMVKEAELARHLGILKGVAVSRIVKCLAAYGLPTSLKDARIRKLTAGKHCSVDQLMFNMALDKKNDGPKKKIVLLSAIGTPYETRASVVANEDIRVVLAPSIERKVKFWW
- a CDS encoding protein usoA (transcript_id=CADANIAT00001963), with product MFRILESQAPAKQTATDTINILTNRLQSATLLEDRRAAIQGLRSFAKIYPASVASGALRPLISSLRNDREDVDTIKVVLETLLMLFSPDESSPEASDEIALWLSDEFTQISSARPERTQECILTAPLGIPRLVSTLGDAREPVRNESEGGLVHGSEVIGDCLSLLANLLRLNIPNQSYFRETGCIQRLAKLLADVNREQDADEPIPQWALAQRDKNVWGLLVIIQLFLVKGGVNTPANQMAFWNSGVVEQVLSTAFGQKFSVNVTAKALSTCADLIRGNQPLQERFGDVEVFWGAGQASDGVNGNNAAKPLPRINVIEALLKLSLEPAPIQLLDARLAACDCVKAFFTNHTGIRVHVLGRAINGHVSGQDEIPNILTVLLTPPELRGNADPYQTWMASVLMFHLLFENSEAKSVAMGVTEGDAENGEEVITCIQTIAGNLITGIQRGDDERISLGYLMLLCGWLFEDPDAVNDFLGEGSSIQTLLQETKHRGAANVLVPGLCTILLGIIYEFSSKDSPIPRKTLHKLLLEQLGREQYIDKITRLRESPLVRDFEVLPQTIGANYEGGLPDIFFDRVFVEFLKDNFSRLTRAIDCEPEIEISVITNGIERGVSRELVDSLKSEVEERNQLVQKLESELVSLRHKLDLELAEHRKSRDSSSLEVAKLKQSYDALQKHHEQELKSLDEQHKQAKNELLKLHGEQLRAIDAQLRETSYENERKNAKFKERHESEVASLQRRIQLLESELAHVRELYTNETRELTARIDALKSEADRSREQHAAEVANLNNAVQDVQSKADKAEQYESEIAELHSKLKNLNSEADQSSKRHAAEIAGLNCAVQDAEKKAEKAEQYRSEVVKLESELETLRSEVESTKEQRANEVSDLHKKIQGLQSELDSARKQHESEVVKLESANETVRAELNTVKEQSTQDLEAVREDYSSKCSALENRAQQAESEVERLEAEARKAAHALEEAQKALEKALQETKEKEEARQSVQSELEDLLIVFGDLEAKRNEDKKRLKELGEEVSEDEDDEGDDEGDEEHG